One genomic region from Paraburkholderia azotifigens encodes:
- a CDS encoding TraB/GumN family protein, which produces MHDGVTARGHTRRHARRLHARHASGARIVSSYRWVARVLVGAALVVAAQCPFLPLHAFDVIAPAHAAGAAANTPVQAAQANQAGRPAVAVPRDTSQPRATLPGFNPPPSYASGTTASGPVRAQPARMPFYVATRGRTTIYLLGTLHVGDPNDYPPNHPFRAPILGALAASPTLALELSPDDLLVSQDDVSKYGVCSYQCLPKLLPEPLWHKLEMRLRSNPAALDEIRKMRPWLAALLVETYDSLSAGLQTEYGTEAQLQNVYLRQKGRVVGLERLAEQMRAFTGLTLAQQREMLAQDLVQTPAENVTDVRTLHRLWRVGDADAIAAWEAAKSEKLARDRRISAQVDNKIVFERNRRFVNRMLAISAPNKPVFVAIGALHLGGQKGVLQLLRQRGFVVDPY; this is translated from the coding sequence ATGCATGATGGGGTGACGGCGCGTGGTCACACGCGCCGTCACGCGCGTCGTTTGCATGCGAGGCATGCGAGCGGCGCGCGCATTGTGTCTTCGTATCGGTGGGTTGCTCGCGTGCTGGTTGGCGCGGCGCTCGTCGTGGCGGCGCAATGCCCGTTTTTGCCGTTGCATGCGTTCGATGTGATCGCCCCGGCACATGCCGCGGGCGCCGCAGCGAACACGCCGGTGCAAGCCGCGCAGGCCAATCAGGCCGGCCGTCCCGCCGTCGCCGTGCCGCGCGACACGTCGCAGCCCCGCGCGACGCTGCCAGGTTTCAATCCACCGCCTTCTTACGCCAGCGGTACGACCGCGAGCGGTCCCGTGCGCGCGCAACCGGCGCGTATGCCGTTCTATGTCGCGACACGCGGCAGGACGACGATCTATCTGCTCGGCACGCTGCATGTCGGCGATCCGAACGACTATCCGCCGAATCATCCGTTCCGTGCGCCGATTCTCGGTGCGCTGGCCGCGTCGCCCACACTTGCGCTCGAACTGTCGCCCGACGATCTGCTCGTCTCACAGGACGACGTGTCGAAGTACGGCGTCTGCTCGTATCAATGTCTGCCGAAGCTGTTGCCCGAGCCGTTGTGGCACAAGCTGGAGATGCGTCTGCGCAGCAATCCCGCCGCGCTCGATGAAATCCGCAAGATGCGGCCGTGGCTCGCCGCGTTGCTGGTCGAAACCTACGATTCCCTCTCCGCCGGCCTGCAAACCGAATACGGCACGGAAGCGCAGCTGCAGAACGTGTATTTGCGGCAGAAGGGGAGGGTTGTGGGACTGGAACGGCTCGCCGAACAGATGCGCGCGTTCACGGGGCTGACGCTGGCGCAGCAGCGCGAAATGCTCGCGCAGGATCTCGTGCAGACGCCCGCCGAAAATGTCACGGACGTGCGGACCTTGCACCGCTTGTGGCGGGTCGGCGACGCCGATGCAATTGCTGCGTGGGAAGCGGCGAAGTCGGAGAAGCTCGCACGCGACAGGCGCATCTCCGCGCAGGTCGACAACAAGATCGTGTTCGAGCGCAACCGGCGCTTCGTCAACCGGATGCTCGCGATCTCCGCGCCGAACAAGCCCGTGTTCGTCGCGATCGGCGCGCTGCATCTGGGCGGACAGAAAGGCGTGCTGCAACTTCTGCGGCAGCGCGGGTTCGTCGTCGATCCTTATTGA
- a CDS encoding tetratricopeptide repeat protein — protein MQAQSAVPSSSFARHTVPVTLAFALEAHRACRFHEAESLYREALDICPDHPHALHCFGVLLHQRGQHQEALDYIDRSLELEPDVAECWNDRGFIADALADKALALRCYRVSLALDPRSPDAHNNIAVALEAQGKLDEAVHHYREALKIDPTLADVHLNLGSALDRLMQFDDADEHYRALLSLNARTVNVCLKNDGSPARQ, from the coding sequence ATGCAAGCGCAGTCCGCCGTCCCTTCCTCTTCCTTCGCCCGTCACACCGTCCCCGTCACGCTCGCGTTCGCACTCGAAGCGCATCGCGCCTGCCGTTTCCACGAAGCCGAATCGCTGTACCGCGAGGCACTCGACATCTGCCCGGACCATCCGCACGCGCTGCACTGCTTCGGCGTGCTGCTGCACCAGCGCGGCCAACATCAGGAAGCGCTCGACTACATCGACCGCTCACTCGAACTCGAGCCGGACGTTGCCGAATGCTGGAACGACCGTGGTTTCATCGCGGACGCGCTCGCCGACAAGGCGCTGGCGCTGCGTTGCTACCGTGTGTCACTGGCGCTCGATCCGCGCTCGCCCGATGCGCATAACAACATCGCCGTGGCGCTCGAAGCGCAAGGCAAACTCGACGAAGCGGTGCATCACTATCGCGAGGCATTGAAGATCGATCCGACGCTCGCCGACGTGCATCTGAATCTCGGCTCGGCGCTCGACCGCCTGATGCAGTTCGACGACGCCGACGAGCACTATCGCGCGCTGTTGTCGCTGAATGCGCGTACGGTCAATGTCTGTCTGAAGAATGACGGCTCGCCGGCGCGTCAATAA
- a CDS encoding DUF979 domain-containing protein: MTLTINYLFWLLGIVLLVIGGMIVTDRDHPRRFTAGGFWIIYALIFLIGDRLPVELVGALVIVMALIAGFGGVTAAKPKVLSEAARKASAERLRNKLFVPALTIPVVTVIITLTASHLVFGGTPLIEQKNVTLIGFGIGCVIALAFACVMTRDTVGQSMKEARRLVDALSWAAVLPQMLGMLGLVFSDAGVGKAVAHVTTAYISLDYRLIAVAVYCIGMALFTMVMGNGFAAFPVMTGGVGVPILVNVFHGNPAVMVAIGMFSGYCGTLMTPMAANFNMVPAALLELPDKNAVIKVQIPTALSLLVVNIFLLNFLMFQ; the protein is encoded by the coding sequence ATGACACTCACCATCAACTATCTGTTCTGGCTGCTCGGCATCGTGCTGCTGGTGATCGGCGGCATGATCGTCACCGATCGCGACCATCCGCGCCGCTTTACGGCAGGCGGCTTCTGGATCATCTATGCACTTATCTTCCTGATCGGCGACAGGCTGCCCGTCGAACTGGTCGGCGCGCTCGTCATCGTGATGGCGCTGATCGCGGGCTTCGGCGGCGTGACGGCCGCAAAGCCGAAGGTGCTGTCGGAAGCGGCGCGCAAGGCGAGCGCCGAGCGTCTGCGCAACAAGCTCTTCGTCCCCGCGCTGACGATTCCCGTCGTCACGGTGATCATCACGCTGACGGCGAGCCATCTGGTGTTTGGCGGCACGCCGCTGATCGAGCAGAAGAACGTCACGCTGATCGGCTTCGGCATCGGCTGCGTGATTGCGCTGGCGTTCGCCTGCGTGATGACGCGCGACACCGTCGGCCAGTCGATGAAGGAAGCGCGCCGCCTCGTCGATGCGCTGTCGTGGGCCGCCGTGCTGCCACAGATGCTCGGCATGCTCGGCCTCGTGTTCTCGGACGCGGGCGTCGGCAAGGCAGTTGCGCACGTGACCACCGCCTACATCAGCCTGGACTACCGGCTGATCGCGGTGGCCGTGTACTGCATCGGCATGGCGCTCTTCACGATGGTGATGGGCAATGGCTTCGCGGCCTTCCCGGTGATGACGGGCGGCGTCGGCGTGCCGATCCTCGTCAACGTGTTTCACGGCAACCCGGCCGTGATGGTCGCGATCGGCATGTTCTCCGGCTACTGCGGCACGCTGATGACGCCGATGGCCGCGAACTTCAACATGGTGCCCGCGGCGCTGCTGGAACTGCCCGACAAGAATGCCGTGATCAAGGTACAGATTCCGACGGCGTTGTCGCTGCTCGTCGTGAACATCTTCCTGCTCAACTTCCTGATGTTCCAGTAG
- a CDS encoding DUF969 domain-containing protein: MQSTVNLWPLIGVAVIIVGFVLRFNPMLIVAAAAVITAIAAHFPPDRILAAIGSGFIKTRNIPLIILLPLAVIGLLERHGLRERAQTWIASIKAATAGRLLIVYLLVRELTAAVGLTGLGGHPQMVRPLIAPMAEGATETRFGKLSDAVRYKLRAFSAATDNVGLFFGEDIFVAFGAIVLMVTFLKEAGITVEPIHVAVWGIPTAICAFLIHGFRLYLLDRKLERELRGNVANTNNNATGKPAAHSATSATGDEA; encoded by the coding sequence ATGCAGTCAACCGTCAACCTATGGCCGCTCATTGGCGTCGCGGTCATCATCGTCGGCTTTGTATTGCGCTTCAATCCGATGCTGATCGTGGCCGCCGCCGCCGTCATCACCGCGATCGCCGCGCATTTTCCGCCCGACAGAATTCTCGCTGCGATCGGCAGCGGCTTCATCAAGACGCGCAACATTCCCCTCATCATCCTGCTGCCGCTCGCGGTCATCGGCCTGCTCGAACGGCACGGGCTGCGCGAGCGCGCGCAGACGTGGATCGCGAGCATCAAGGCGGCAACGGCCGGGCGTCTCCTGATCGTGTATCTGCTCGTGCGTGAACTGACCGCGGCCGTCGGCCTGACGGGTCTCGGCGGGCATCCGCAGATGGTGCGTCCGCTGATCGCGCCGATGGCGGAAGGCGCGACGGAAACGCGTTTCGGCAAGCTCAGCGACGCCGTGCGCTACAAGCTGCGCGCGTTCTCGGCGGCGACGGACAACGTCGGCCTGTTCTTCGGCGAGGACATCTTCGTCGCGTTCGGCGCGATCGTGCTGATGGTCACGTTCCTGAAGGAAGCGGGCATCACCGTCGAGCCGATCCACGTCGCCGTGTGGGGCATCCCGACGGCCATCTGCGCGTTCCTGATTCACGGCTTCCGGCTGTACCTGCTCGATCGCAAGCTGGAGCGCGAGCTGCGCGGCAACGTTGCAAACACCAACAACAACGCGACGGGCAAGCCCGCCGCGCATTCCGCCACGTCGGCCACCGGGGACGAAGCATGA
- the pxpA gene encoding 5-oxoprolinase subunit PxpA, with protein sequence MEIDLNADLGEGCGSDEALLDLVSSANIACGWHAGGPNAMRECVRWAVQKGVSIGAHPSFNDPENFGRKEMDLPAGEIYAGVLYQLGALSAIAQAEGGRIAHVKPHGALYNQAARDPKIADAIVSAVHDFDPSVAVFALANSGLVTAARNVGLVAIEEVFADRGYRADGSLVPRKEPGALLEDEDEVLERTLTMVREQRVQAVSGEWVPLNAQTICLHGDGPHALAFARRIRNALEAAGIGVHAANAARV encoded by the coding sequence ATGGAAATCGATTTGAACGCCGACCTCGGCGAAGGATGCGGCTCCGACGAGGCGCTGCTCGATCTCGTCAGCTCGGCGAATATCGCGTGCGGCTGGCACGCAGGCGGACCGAACGCGATGCGCGAATGCGTGCGGTGGGCGGTGCAGAAAGGCGTGTCGATCGGCGCGCATCCGAGCTTCAACGACCCGGAAAACTTTGGCCGCAAGGAAATGGATCTGCCTGCGGGCGAGATCTACGCGGGCGTGCTGTATCAGCTCGGCGCGCTGTCGGCGATTGCCCAGGCGGAAGGCGGTCGCATCGCGCACGTGAAGCCGCATGGCGCGCTCTATAACCAGGCCGCGCGCGATCCGAAGATCGCCGATGCCATCGTGTCGGCCGTGCATGACTTCGATCCGTCCGTGGCCGTGTTCGCACTCGCGAACAGCGGACTCGTGACGGCTGCGCGCAACGTCGGCCTCGTTGCCATCGAGGAAGTGTTCGCCGACCGCGGCTATCGCGCGGACGGTTCGCTCGTGCCGCGCAAGGAGCCGGGCGCGCTGCTCGAAGACGAAGACGAAGTGCTCGAACGCACGCTGACGATGGTGCGCGAACAGCGCGTGCAGGCCGTGAGCGGCGAATGGGTGCCGCTCAACGCGCAAACCATCTGCCTGCACGGCGACGGCCCGCATGCGCTCGCGTTTGCACGCCGCATCCGCAATGCGCTCGAAGCGGCGGGAATCGGCGTGCACGCGGCCAACGCGGCGCGCGTCTGA
- a CDS encoding biotin-dependent carboxyltransferase family protein codes for MIDVIRAGLLTTIQDLGRHGFRHLGVAMCGALDRLSLEVGNRLVGNRPDAAGLEITFGPTVLRFPRATRVAITGTDFGATLDGRPVYSYWSLPVKAGQELTLNVAKRGMRGYVCIAGGIDVLPMLGSRSTDLQAGFGGLGGRALRDGDRLPIGAPRAGAGSGFSPDAPEFGVKAPAWCKFVLVDEPTRRGRHPSGVAWAPPVRVLPGPEYESFTADAQQAFWNDEWLVTPNSNRMGYRLSGTELKRTNKTDLLSHAVMPGTIQVPPNGQPIILMSDAQTTGGYPKIGTVIHADLWKLAQVRLNGAVRFIPTTPFEARQALIEERKYLRQIDAAIGMHEERCARLAAPAAV; via the coding sequence ATGATCGACGTGATACGCGCGGGTCTTCTGACCACGATCCAGGATCTCGGACGGCATGGCTTCCGCCATCTCGGCGTCGCGATGTGCGGCGCACTCGACCGGCTGTCGCTTGAAGTCGGCAACCGGCTGGTCGGCAACCGGCCCGATGCCGCCGGACTCGAAATCACCTTCGGCCCGACCGTGCTGCGCTTCCCGCGTGCGACGCGCGTCGCGATCACGGGCACCGACTTCGGGGCGACGCTCGACGGCAGGCCCGTCTATTCGTACTGGAGCCTGCCCGTAAAGGCCGGCCAGGAACTGACGCTGAACGTGGCGAAACGGGGGATGCGCGGCTACGTGTGCATCGCAGGCGGTATCGACGTGCTGCCGATGCTCGGCTCGCGCAGCACCGATCTGCAAGCGGGCTTCGGCGGGCTCGGCGGCCGTGCGTTGCGCGACGGCGACCGGCTGCCCATCGGTGCGCCGCGTGCGGGCGCGGGTTCCGGCTTTTCGCCCGACGCGCCCGAGTTCGGCGTGAAGGCGCCCGCGTGGTGCAAGTTCGTGCTCGTCGACGAACCGACGCGGCGCGGCCGGCATCCGTCGGGCGTCGCGTGGGCGCCGCCCGTTCGCGTGCTGCCCGGCCCCGAGTACGAGAGCTTCACGGCCGACGCGCAGCAAGCCTTCTGGAACGACGAATGGCTCGTCACGCCAAACAGCAATCGCATGGGCTACCGGCTGTCGGGCACCGAACTCAAGCGCACGAACAAGACGGATCTGCTGTCGCACGCGGTGATGCCCGGCACGATCCAGGTGCCGCCGAACGGCCAGCCGATCATCCTGATGAGCGACGCGCAGACCACGGGCGGCTATCCGAAGATCGGCACCGTGATTCACGCGGATTTGTGGAAGCTTGCGCAGGTGCGCCTGAACGGCGCGGTGCGCTTCATTCCGACCACACCTTTCGAGGCGCGTCAGGCGCTGATCGAAGAACGCAAATACCTGCGGCAGATCGACGCCGCTATCGGCATGCATGAAGAACGCTGCGCGCGCCTAGCCGCGCCCGCAGCGGTGTAA